In one window of Pseudobacteroides sp. DNA:
- a CDS encoding tRNA-dihydrouridine synthase family protein, whose amino-acid sequence MKLFLAPIQAMTAACYRNAFAKHFGGIDAYYAPFIAASDIKKVSHKLLKDILPERNDKSVNLVPQLLGNDGDQFKAYAYAISEMGYQEINWNIGCPFPMVTNKKRGSGILPYPDIINKFLETACSGSTYTISVKMRLGLNDTEDGIRVMNILNQYPLSGVIIHARTGKQMYEGKVDLDAFCTLSTECKHEVTYNGDIFTHNDFLSISSRVPHLKNFMLGRGALSDPFLPSSIKGHDVQSTDKVKIVHKFHDEIFEYYKNTLSGDKHLCDKMKEFWDFMHIHLDQDGKLMKKIKKCNRTSDYLEIVSKAFHSDAIWKDS is encoded by the coding sequence ATGAAACTTTTTTTGGCACCTATACAGGCTATGACAGCAGCATGTTACAGAAATGCATTTGCAAAACATTTTGGAGGTATTGATGCATATTATGCTCCATTTATAGCAGCCTCCGATATAAAAAAAGTAAGTCATAAATTACTAAAGGATATTTTGCCTGAACGTAATGATAAATCAGTTAATCTTGTTCCTCAGCTTCTCGGTAATGATGGAGATCAGTTCAAGGCCTATGCCTATGCTATTTCAGAAATGGGTTACCAAGAAATTAACTGGAATATCGGATGCCCATTTCCTATGGTTACAAATAAGAAAAGGGGTTCTGGAATTCTGCCATACCCTGATATTATTAATAAGTTTCTTGAGACTGCTTGTTCTGGCAGTACTTACACTATATCTGTAAAGATGAGGCTGGGACTTAATGATACTGAAGATGGCATTCGTGTAATGAATATACTGAACCAATACCCTTTATCCGGAGTAATAATACATGCACGAACCGGGAAACAAATGTATGAAGGCAAAGTTGACCTTGATGCCTTTTGCACGCTTTCAACCGAATGCAAGCACGAGGTAACCTATAATGGTGATATATTCACACATAATGACTTTTTATCCATAAGCTCCAGGGTTCCCCATTTGAAAAATTTCATGCTTGGAAGGGGGGCCCTAAGTGATCCGTTTCTTCCTTCAAGCATAAAGGGACATGATGTACAATCCACCGATAAAGTAAAAATTGTCCATAAATTTCATGATGAGATTTTCGAGTATTATAAAAACACTCTTTCGGGAGATAAGCATTTATGCGATAAAATGAAAGAATTTTGGGACTTCATGCATATCCATTTGGATCAGGACGGCAAACTTATGAAAAAAATAAAAAAGTGCAACCGCACTTCTGATTATCTGGAAATAGTCAGCAAAGCATTCCATTCTGATGCGATATGGAAGGATAGCTAG
- the chvE gene encoding multiple monosaccharide ABC transporter substrate-binding protein: protein MKKLLALLLVSIMILGLAACGSTDDVSTSPAASSPEASSASTSPDSTADGMLIGVGMPTQSLQRWNQDGANMKAQLEAKGYKVDLQYANNDVSTQVSQLENMILKGCKVLVIAAIDCYALTNVLNNAHNAGIKVISYDRLIMNSPYVDYYATFDNFKVGVIQGQYIENKLGLKDGKGPFNIELFAGSPDDNNANFFFDGAMSILKPYMDSGKLKVTSGQTEFKKIAIEKWESAKAQSRMDTLISANYAGGKKLDAILSPNDSLALGIVASLKNSGYGTDSKPFPILTGQDCDKPNVIAMINGQQSMSIFKDTRALAAKVVEMVDAVLKGQQAPVNDTKTYNNGKLVVPSFLCTPEFADASNYKKLLVESGYYKESDLKQ from the coding sequence ATGAAAAAATTGTTAGCATTACTTTTAGTCAGCATTATGATACTTGGCCTTGCAGCATGCGGCAGTACAGACGATGTATCCACTTCACCGGCAGCATCATCACCTGAGGCTTCTTCCGCTTCAACTTCACCTGATTCTACTGCAGATGGTATGCTTATAGGAGTTGGAATGCCAACACAATCACTCCAGCGTTGGAATCAAGATGGAGCCAACATGAAGGCACAGCTTGAAGCAAAAGGTTACAAGGTTGACCTTCAATATGCAAACAACGATGTCAGTACACAAGTTTCGCAACTGGAAAATATGATATTAAAGGGCTGTAAAGTTCTTGTCATTGCTGCTATTGACTGTTACGCACTTACAAATGTTTTAAACAATGCACATAATGCAGGCATAAAAGTTATTTCATACGACAGATTGATAATGAATTCTCCTTATGTAGATTATTATGCAACCTTTGATAATTTTAAGGTTGGCGTAATCCAAGGACAGTACATAGAGAACAAATTAGGGCTCAAAGACGGCAAAGGTCCATTTAATATAGAGTTGTTTGCCGGATCTCCCGATGATAATAACGCAAATTTCTTCTTTGATGGTGCAATGAGTATATTGAAACCATATATGGACAGTGGCAAATTGAAAGTGACAAGCGGCCAGACAGAATTCAAAAAAATCGCAATTGAAAAATGGGAATCTGCAAAAGCTCAATCAAGAATGGATACTCTCATATCTGCAAACTATGCAGGCGGTAAAAAACTTGATGCAATACTTTCACCTAACGATAGCCTTGCTTTAGGTATTGTAGCCTCCCTCAAAAATTCAGGCTACGGAACCGATTCTAAGCCATTCCCGATTCTGACAGGACAGGATTGTGACAAACCTAATGTTATAGCAATGATCAACGGTCAGCAGTCCATGTCAATATTTAAGGATACAAGAGCTCTTGCTGCAAAAGTTGTCGAGATGGTTGATGCAGTTTTGAAAGGCCAACAGGCACCTGTTAACGACACCAAAACATACAACAACGGCAAGCTGGTTGTTCCCTCTTTCCTATGTACTCCTGAATTTGCAGATGCAAGCAATTACAAGAAGCTTCTTGTTGAAAGCGGTTATTATAAAGAGTCTGATCTTAAACAATAA
- a CDS encoding 3-isopropylmalate dehydratase large subunit → MGKTLAEKIFDAHRVNMPFPDTHVLKLDAVFCHEITTPIAITDLQARGKDRVFDPSKIKAVIDHVTPAKDSKTAEQGRILREWSKRHGIKDFFDIGRNGVCHAIFPEKGFVRPGYTIIMGDSHTCTHGAFGAFAAGVGTTDLEVGILKGVCAFRFPKTIKIVLNGKLKPGVFAKDVILFVIKELTVNGATNMVMEFTGPIVDEMTMEARMTLCNMAIEAGGTCGVCYPDMTTVNYLWKYIKDEFKSKEEALEEYTKWISDEDAVYEKVYEYDVSDLEPMVTYGYKPDQVKPVREMVGTKVDQIYIGSCTNGRIEDLRVAARVLEGKKISEDVRGIVSPATPEIYSLALKEGIIDIFQSAGFCVTNPTCGACLGMSNGVLANGESCAATTNRNFNGRMGKGGIVHLMSPATAAATAIEGKIVNSCLFE, encoded by the coding sequence ATGGGAAAAACATTAGCAGAGAAGATATTTGATGCCCACAGGGTGAATATGCCTTTCCCTGACACACATGTGTTGAAGCTGGATGCGGTATTTTGCCACGAAATAACTACGCCAATAGCTATTACAGATCTTCAGGCGAGAGGAAAGGACAGGGTTTTTGATCCATCAAAGATTAAAGCCGTAATAGATCATGTAACTCCTGCCAAGGACAGTAAAACAGCAGAGCAGGGAAGGATATTAAGGGAATGGTCAAAAAGACATGGTATTAAGGATTTTTTTGATATAGGACGTAATGGAGTATGCCATGCAATATTTCCTGAAAAGGGCTTTGTAAGACCTGGATATACTATTATAATGGGAGATTCCCATACCTGTACCCATGGTGCCTTTGGAGCATTTGCTGCAGGGGTTGGAACTACCGACCTGGAAGTTGGTATTTTAAAAGGTGTGTGTGCATTCCGTTTTCCGAAAACCATTAAAATAGTGTTGAACGGTAAGCTTAAGCCTGGAGTATTTGCAAAGGATGTAATATTATTTGTCATTAAGGAATTGACAGTCAACGGTGCCACAAATATGGTAATGGAATTTACAGGCCCAATTGTTGATGAAATGACAATGGAGGCACGTATGACATTGTGCAATATGGCAATTGAAGCAGGCGGAACCTGCGGGGTGTGCTATCCGGATATGACAACGGTGAATTACCTCTGGAAATATATAAAAGATGAGTTTAAATCAAAAGAAGAGGCACTGGAAGAATACACAAAATGGATTTCCGACGAAGATGCCGTTTATGAAAAGGTTTATGAATATGATGTATCAGACCTTGAGCCAATGGTTACCTACGGTTATAAGCCCGATCAGGTTAAACCCGTCAGGGAAATGGTCGGTACCAAGGTTGACCAGATTTATATCGGAAGCTGTACAAATGGGCGTATAGAGGATTTGAGAGTTGCAGCAAGAGTCTTGGAAGGCAAGAAGATAAGCGAGGATGTTCGTGGAATAGTCAGTCCTGCAACTCCTGAAATATATAGTTTGGCTTTAAAGGAAGGTATTATCGATATTTTCCAGAGTGCAGGATTTTGTGTTACCAATCCGACCTGTGGAGCTTGTCTTGGCATGAGTAACGGTGTATTGGCGAATGGAGAATCGTGTGCCGCCACAACCAACAGGAACTTTAACGGACGTATGGGTAAAGGCGGAATCGTTCATCTCATGAGCCCGGCTACAGCAGCTGCTACAGCCATTGAAGGTAAAATAGTCAATTCATGTTTGTTTGAATAG
- a CDS encoding cohesin domain-containing protein: MRIKRIMAVLMTTLMLFSSIFSNVSLASAEPVGLKVLFNNNGAQTNSKEIYTNFKLQNSGTSNINLSDITIRYYFTKDDNTDIKFYTKSVSMGKVSATINDVLSVTDKANKYIDIKLSSGTLSPAGSKNPNRSEMTFQGRVIKSDSSKFDQSNDYSYIGPVSKYVENEKIAVYLSGELIYGSVPTTATPTVPSITELHVTATPKNTLPATTPPVPAKGEVFVSLDKTNAAVGDIITATLSVKEFDVIIGIQACMTYDPAVLMPVYGDGTPYDEKSDPEAGILIQKRFSPFTSASNDLNKGVLNFVRHYMDMAAYKKSGEPENNGSVAVIRFKVLKAAPTYIKLTDTPVLTNPVDGTMVFDWDANQLAGYKVTQAPIINDNIVTPTSMPKVYLTVDKEAAAVGEMIVSKLNIKFDLDIMGLQANIKYDPAVLMPCYADGTPYDAASWPEDWHNRFSPSIKGDQFMASNDLINGTLNFGRIYKQSVKEAIVATVRFKVLKNTPTEIKLENAPSLTNPVDGTMVFDRDGAQLSGYKVAQAPIINKVVSTPTSVVTPMITRTPTPTDFSNGHVYIEFENTGAKVGDIIKATLYAKYFKVIAGYQASIKYDPNILQPVYSENEPYDNASAPEYGSLLNKRFSPIDMAAHDLAKGILNFGRSYMNLSLYRDSGAAEGTGSLAVIGFKILKSAPIKITLENSEVMPEAVEGTLIYDWNGIQLKGYTVFQGAYFNQVSTEVPTPTSTPTPTPKQKGELYVTLDKTNAAVGDIITATLNVKDFDVIAGYMANIKYDPTVLMPCYIDGTPYASDSVPEPGTLIRKRYSPVDMASNDLINGVLNFGRAYMNLENYKRSGVAETAGSLAIIGFKVLKNTPAAIKLENSEALVNAVSGTMLFDWDGAQLSNYKVTQAPIINNSTPSNASVILSVDKLRAFAGEIITATLSVEGFQSIGGYQATVKYDPSVLQPVYSDGTPYDPSSVPEYGTLLQKRFSPVDMALNDLTKGILTFGRTYMNMSAYRSSGVAENTGSLAVIHFKVLKYGDSKIMLENSLGIPDTVEGTMIFDWNSMRVSDYKVKNNPTIGGPTPTPTPTTPISKGEVYVTVDKTTAQVGDIIKATINVKDFDSIAAYQAIVKYDPSVLQPVYADGTPYDSISAPDHGMLLNKRFTPVDIVTNDLVKGILNFGRSYMNMWAYKAAGVPEKTGSLAMLYFKVLKAAPANITLENTSFLSNPVGGTMIFDWDGNQLAGYKVTQAQSVVISGPTPTPTPTPPVGMPEVYVTVDKTSPSVGDIITATLNVKNFDSIIAYQACLKYDPYVLKPVYADGTSYDSFSVPEYGTLLQKRYSPVDHASHNLIEGDLNFGRIYMDRTSYRNSGIKENNGSLAVVRFKVLKSQPTKILLENSPAMTKPVDGTMVFDWDSNQLSAYKVTQAPAIYPVSTTPTIPPRGKVEMSFDKTYADVGDLVKAEIRIKGIENFAGYQFNIKYDPDYLQPWDTSVDAAYTNSTMPDLGTLLMQKQYSGTNIAVHDLTKGILNFGRAYMDLSAYKASGRPESSGTAAFITFKVIKKIPDSGSKVSFAYTNTMSDVNGILLFNWNGEALKSNQFGVEQPAALLPVPSRPVIVGDVDCDGNVDSDDYSYMRQYLLGIIDEFPGGEEGLKAADVDGDGNFDSDDYACMRRWLIGMINEFPAEVKV, translated from the coding sequence ATGAGAATTAAAAGAATTATGGCAGTTTTAATGACGACATTAATGTTATTCAGTAGTATATTTTCAAATGTATCATTAGCTTCCGCAGAACCTGTAGGCTTGAAAGTACTGTTTAACAATAATGGAGCACAAACTAATTCAAAAGAGATTTATACCAATTTTAAACTGCAAAATTCAGGCACAAGTAATATAAATCTTTCAGACATAACCATCAGATACTACTTTACTAAAGATGACAATACAGATATAAAATTCTATACTAAAAGTGTAAGTATGGGAAAAGTTTCGGCTACAATTAATGACGTTTTATCGGTAACAGATAAGGCTAATAAATATATTGATATAAAGTTATCATCAGGAACTCTTTCACCTGCAGGATCCAAGAATCCAAATAGATCTGAAATGACATTTCAGGGCAGAGTGATAAAGAGTGACAGCTCAAAGTTCGACCAATCAAATGACTACTCATACATAGGACCTGTTTCAAAGTATGTAGAAAACGAAAAAATCGCTGTTTATCTGTCAGGAGAGCTTATTTACGGTTCAGTGCCCACTACTGCAACACCTACAGTACCAAGCATAACAGAATTACATGTAACTGCAACACCTAAGAATACTTTGCCGGCAACTACACCACCGGTTCCTGCAAAAGGTGAAGTATTTGTTTCATTGGATAAAACAAATGCAGCAGTAGGAGATATCATAACTGCAACATTAAGCGTAAAGGAATTTGATGTAATAATTGGGATTCAAGCATGCATGACATATGATCCGGCAGTTTTGATGCCGGTATACGGAGACGGAACGCCATATGATGAAAAATCAGATCCAGAAGCCGGAATATTAATACAGAAGAGATTTTCTCCTTTCACTAGTGCTTCAAATGATCTCAATAAAGGAGTACTTAATTTTGTAAGACATTACATGGATATGGCTGCATACAAAAAATCCGGTGAACCGGAAAACAACGGTTCAGTGGCAGTTATTCGTTTTAAGGTATTGAAAGCAGCACCTACATACATAAAGTTAACTGATACACCGGTGTTGACCAATCCGGTAGATGGAACAATGGTATTTGATTGGGATGCCAATCAGTTAGCTGGATATAAAGTAACCCAGGCTCCAATAATCAATGACAATATAGTGACTCCGACAAGTATGCCTAAAGTTTATTTGACAGTTGATAAAGAAGCTGCTGCGGTTGGAGAAATGATAGTATCAAAATTGAATATAAAATTTGATTTGGACATAATGGGGTTACAAGCAAACATCAAATATGATCCTGCAGTATTAATGCCTTGTTATGCTGATGGAACACCTTATGATGCAGCTTCTTGGCCTGAGGATTGGCATAATCGGTTTTCACCGTCGATCAAGGGCGATCAGTTTATGGCATCAAATGATCTGATCAATGGAACCCTTAACTTTGGAAGGATATATAAACAGTCGGTTAAAGAAGCAATAGTAGCTACAGTAAGATTTAAGGTGTTAAAGAATACACCTACAGAAATTAAATTGGAAAATGCACCAAGCTTGACAAACCCTGTAGACGGGACTATGGTATTTGACCGAGATGGGGCACAGTTGTCAGGCTACAAAGTGGCACAGGCGCCGATTATCAATAAGGTAGTATCAACTCCAACTTCAGTAGTTACACCAATGATAACAAGAACACCTACACCGACTGATTTTAGTAATGGTCACGTTTATATCGAATTTGAAAATACTGGTGCGAAAGTTGGAGATATAATAAAGGCAACATTGTATGCGAAATATTTTAAGGTTATAGCTGGATATCAGGCTAGTATTAAATATGACCCAAATATTTTGCAGCCGGTATATTCTGAAAATGAACCATATGATAATGCGTCAGCACCGGAATATGGCAGCTTGCTGAACAAGAGGTTCAGCCCTATAGACATGGCAGCTCATGATCTGGCAAAAGGTATACTTAACTTTGGAAGATCATATATGAATCTGTCTTTATACAGAGATTCAGGAGCGGCTGAAGGAACCGGTTCTTTGGCTGTTATAGGCTTTAAAATATTGAAGTCTGCACCTATAAAGATAACATTGGAAAATTCAGAAGTAATGCCGGAAGCTGTAGAAGGAACTTTGATATATGACTGGAACGGTATACAGTTAAAAGGATATACAGTATTCCAGGGTGCATATTTTAATCAAGTGTCCACAGAAGTGCCTACGCCAACTTCAACGCCTACACCTACACCAAAACAAAAAGGTGAACTTTATGTAACACTGGATAAAACAAATGCGGCAGTTGGCGATATAATAACAGCAACACTAAACGTAAAAGACTTTGATGTTATAGCGGGTTACATGGCAAATATCAAATATGACCCTACAGTATTAATGCCATGTTATATCGATGGTACTCCATATGCCAGTGATTCCGTACCTGAGCCAGGTACTTTGATACGCAAAAGGTATAGTCCGGTAGATATGGCATCAAATGACCTGATAAACGGCGTGCTTAATTTTGGAAGAGCATACATGAATTTGGAAAATTACAAGAGGTCGGGAGTAGCTGAAACTGCCGGTTCATTAGCAATAATAGGATTTAAAGTGCTAAAGAATACGCCTGCAGCAATTAAATTAGAAAATAGTGAAGCCTTAGTAAATGCAGTTTCGGGAACAATGTTGTTTGATTGGGACGGTGCTCAATTGTCAAACTACAAAGTAACTCAGGCACCTATTATTAATAACAGCACACCAAGCAATGCTTCTGTAATTCTTAGTGTTGATAAATTAAGGGCATTCGCTGGAGAGATAATTACCGCCACACTGTCTGTAGAAGGCTTCCAATCAATAGGTGGATATCAGGCAACAGTCAAATATGATCCTAGCGTACTTCAGCCGGTATACAGTGACGGTACACCCTATGATCCATCATCAGTACCTGAATACGGTACTTTATTGCAGAAAAGATTCTCTCCGGTAGATATGGCACTAAACGACCTTACAAAAGGAATACTTACTTTCGGAAGAACATATATGAATATGTCTGCTTATAGGAGTTCAGGAGTGGCTGAGAATACCGGTTCATTAGCAGTTATTCATTTTAAGGTTCTAAAGTATGGAGACAGCAAGATTATGTTGGAAAATTCACTTGGTATTCCCGACACAGTAGAAGGAACTATGATATTTGACTGGAATTCTATGCGGGTTTCGGACTACAAAGTAAAAAACAATCCTACTATCGGTGGGCCAACTCCAACCCCAACCCCTACAACACCAATAAGCAAAGGTGAAGTATATGTGACTGTTGATAAGACCACAGCACAAGTTGGAGATATCATTAAAGCAACAATCAATGTGAAAGATTTTGATTCAATAGCTGCATATCAGGCAATAGTCAAATACGATCCAAGTGTATTGCAGCCAGTATATGCTGATGGAACACCTTATGATTCAATATCAGCACCTGACCATGGTATGCTGTTAAATAAAAGATTCACACCAGTGGATATTGTGACGAATGATCTTGTGAAAGGAATCTTGAACTTCGGAAGGTCATATATGAACATGTGGGCCTACAAAGCTGCAGGAGTACCTGAAAAAACAGGATCATTGGCAATGTTATACTTTAAGGTATTGAAAGCTGCACCTGCAAATATAACATTGGAAAACACGTCATTCTTATCAAATCCAGTAGGTGGAACAATGATATTTGACTGGGACGGTAATCAGCTGGCAGGTTACAAAGTAACCCAGGCCCAATCTGTGGTTATATCCGGGCCGACACCAACACCAACACCAACTCCGCCTGTTGGTATGCCTGAAGTATATGTTACTGTTGATAAAACATCTCCATCAGTGGGAGACATTATAACAGCAACATTGAATGTTAAGAACTTTGATTCCATAATTGCGTATCAAGCATGCTTAAAATATGATCCATATGTGCTTAAGCCTGTATACGCTGACGGAACTTCATATGATTCTTTCTCGGTGCCTGAATATGGTACATTGCTGCAGAAGAGATACAGTCCGGTTGACCATGCAAGCCATAATCTTATTGAGGGTGACCTTAATTTCGGAAGAATATATATGGACAGGACTTCATATAGAAACTCAGGAATTAAGGAAAATAATGGTTCTTTAGCAGTTGTACGATTTAAAGTGTTAAAATCCCAACCTACGAAGATCTTGTTGGAAAATTCACCGGCTATGACTAAGCCTGTGGATGGAACAATGGTGTTTGACTGGGATAGTAACCAGTTATCAGCATATAAAGTTACTCAGGCACCTGCAATCTATCCTGTTTCAACTACTCCAACCATTCCGCCGAGGGGCAAGGTTGAAATGAGTTTTGACAAGACTTATGCAGATGTTGGAGATCTGGTAAAAGCTGAAATAAGAATCAAAGGCATAGAAAACTTTGCAGGTTATCAGTTCAATATTAAATATGATCCAGATTATTTGCAGCCGTGGGATACATCAGTAGATGCGGCTTACACAAATAGTACAATGCCTGATTTAGGCACATTGCTGATGCAAAAGCAATATTCTGGAACCAATATAGCAGTTCATGACCTGACAAAAGGTATTCTCAATTTTGGCAGGGCTTATATGGACCTGAGTGCATACAAAGCATCAGGCAGACCGGAATCATCGGGGACAGCCGCATTTATCACATTTAAGGTTATTAAGAAAATACCAGACAGCGGATCAAAGGTCTCATTTGCATACACAAATACAATGAGCGATGTAAATGGCATACTACTCTTTAACTGGAACGGTGAAGCTCTAAAATCCAATCAGTTCGGCGTAGAGCAACCGGCAGCACTTTTACCTGTTCCATCAAGACCCGTAATTGTAGGGGATGTTGATTGTGACGGAAATGTTGATTCAGACGATTATTCTTATATGAGGCAGTACTTGCTTGGAATAATAGATGAATTCCCGGGCGGTGAAGAAGGATTGAAGGCGGCTGACGTTGACGGAGACGGCAACTTTGATTCCGATGACTATGCTTGCATGAGAAGATGGCTTATTGGAATGATTAATGAGTTTCCGGCAGAAGTAAAGGTATGA
- a CDS encoding 3-isopropylmalate dehydratase small subunit: MKSFSGKVLFLDRSDINTDEIIPAKYLTEITKEALKPYVLEDLSLDEFDPKKDIEGKAVIVTRANFGCGSSREHAPWALEVNNINVVLAENFARIFRQNMYNCGLFAIELPKEKIDYLFNTYKGQDVSISVDVDRDKIVISANGKTEEIDFKVGEFDKTLVREGGWVDYADKNY, from the coding sequence ATGAAATCATTCAGTGGAAAAGTATTGTTTTTAGATAGAAGTGATATAAATACCGATGAAATAATCCCTGCCAAATATCTAACAGAGATTACCAAGGAAGCTTTAAAGCCCTATGTATTAGAGGATCTCAGCCTTGATGAATTTGATCCTAAGAAAGATATTGAAGGCAAAGCTGTCATAGTTACAAGGGCAAACTTTGGTTGCGGATCATCAAGAGAACATGCACCATGGGCCTTGGAAGTAAACAACATAAACGTTGTATTAGCTGAGAATTTTGCAAGAATATTCAGACAAAACATGTACAACTGCGGCTTGTTTGCCATTGAGCTTCCCAAAGAAAAAATCGATTACCTCTTCAATACTTATAAAGGACAGGATGTGTCAATAAGTGTTGATGTAGACAGGGATAAAATTGTTATTTCTGCGAACGGCAAAACCGAAGAGATTGACTTTAAGGTTGGAGAATTTGACAAAACCCTTGTAAGAGAAGGCGGTTGGGTGGATTACGCAGACAAGAACTATTAA
- the mmsA gene encoding multiple monosaccharide ABC transporter ATP-binding protein → MDETILEMRNITKFFPGVKALDNVNLKVKTGEIHALVGENGAGKSTLMNILSGIYPHGSYSGLIIFSGKECIFKGIKDSEREGIVIIHQELALVPYLSIAENMFLGNEISSKGTIDWYKTHSQSADLLRKVGLNENPDTLIKNIGVGKQQLVEIAKSLAKDVRLLILDEPTAALNEEESGNLLKLLLDLKKDGITSILISHKLNEISSVADAITIIRDGSTIETLVKGADTITEDRIIRGMVGRELVDRYPKRISKIGEIFFEIRDWNVYDPIVDGKKVIKNVSINVRKGEIVGISGLMGAGRTELAMSVFGRTYGKHITGTLIKNGKEITLHNVKEAIDNGLAYVTEDRKTSGLVLIDDIKWNVTLARLDKISSNQIIDDNKEINVVEHYRKKLNIKSSSILQKVGNLSGGNQQKVILSKWIFSDPDVLILDEPTRGIDVGAKYEIYSIINQLASEGKSIIVISSELPEILGISDRIYVMNEGRIVGELHQEDASQEAIMKCIMKSNREAV, encoded by the coding sequence ATGGACGAAACCATTTTGGAAATGCGTAATATAACTAAGTTTTTCCCAGGTGTTAAGGCACTTGACAATGTAAATTTGAAGGTTAAAACCGGTGAAATCCATGCCCTGGTGGGCGAAAACGGGGCTGGCAAGTCCACTCTTATGAATATTTTAAGTGGTATTTACCCTCATGGAAGCTACTCCGGCTTAATCATTTTCAGCGGCAAAGAATGCATATTTAAAGGCATTAAGGACAGCGAAAGAGAAGGTATTGTCATAATTCACCAGGAGCTTGCTTTGGTTCCCTACCTCTCAATAGCCGAAAACATGTTTTTAGGTAATGAAATATCAAGCAAAGGCACAATCGACTGGTATAAGACCCATAGTCAATCGGCAGACCTGCTTCGAAAGGTTGGCTTAAATGAAAATCCAGATACCCTTATTAAAAATATAGGGGTCGGAAAACAGCAACTGGTTGAAATCGCAAAATCTCTGGCAAAGGACGTAAGACTTCTTATTCTTGATGAGCCGACTGCTGCCCTTAACGAAGAAGAATCCGGCAATCTTTTGAAACTGCTTTTAGACCTAAAAAAAGATGGCATAACTTCTATACTCATTTCCCATAAACTCAACGAGATCTCAAGCGTTGCAGATGCCATCACAATAATACGTGACGGTTCAACAATCGAAACCCTGGTTAAGGGTGCTGATACAATAACCGAGGACAGAATCATAAGGGGCATGGTTGGAAGAGAACTTGTTGACCGTTATCCCAAAAGAATCTCAAAGATAGGGGAAATTTTCTTTGAAATAAGGGATTGGAATGTTTATGACCCCATAGTCGACGGAAAAAAAGTGATAAAGAATGTAAGCATAAATGTGAGAAAAGGAGAAATCGTAGGAATATCCGGACTTATGGGTGCTGGCAGAACAGAGCTTGCCATGAGTGTTTTTGGCAGGACTTACGGTAAACACATAACCGGAACATTAATAAAGAACGGTAAGGAAATAACCCTTCACAATGTGAAGGAAGCAATAGACAACGGTCTTGCATATGTAACGGAAGACCGGAAAACTTCCGGCCTTGTTCTTATTGACGATATCAAATGGAATGTCACTTTGGCACGCCTTGATAAAATCTCAAGCAATCAAATTATAGATGATAACAAAGAAATCAACGTTGTAGAGCACTACCGCAAAAAGCTCAATATAAAATCCTCAAGCATTCTTCAAAAGGTAGGCAATCTTTCGGGTGGAAATCAGCAAAAGGTTATCTTGAGCAAATGGATTTTCTCAGATCCCGATGTTCTGATACTTGACGAGCCTACCCGTGGTATTGATGTTGGTGCAAAATACGAGATCTACAGCATCATAAATCAACTTGCATCTGAGGGAAAGTCAATAATCGTAATTTCCTCTGAGCTGCCCGAAATACTTGGAATCAGCGACAGGATATATGTAATGAACGAAGGCAGAATAGTTGGTGAATTGCACCAAGAGGATGCCTCACAGGAGGCTATTATGAAATGCATAATGAAAAGCAACAGGGAGGCTGTATAA
- a CDS encoding cohesin domain-containing protein, whose translation MKIKRLIAVLMTTIMLFGSIFVNLSLAAEPVEGLMGEVHLSLDKTTASIGDIITATLHIKGFDVVAGYQANIKYDPQVLQPVYLDETPYDIGSAVEIIIACT comes from the coding sequence ATGAAGATTAAAAGGCTTATAGCAGTTTTAATGACAACGATTATGCTTTTTGGAAGCATTTTTGTTAATTTATCGTTGGCGGCAGAGCCAGTGGAAGGTTTAATGGGCGAGGTGCATCTATCTTTGGATAAGACAACTGCCTCAATAGGAGATATAATTACTGCAACCCTTCATATTAAAGGTTTTGACGTAGTAGCGGGATATCAGGCAAACATCAAATATGATCCGCAGGTATTACAGCCGGTGTATCTCGATGAAACACCTTATGATATCGGTTCAGCAGTAGAAATAATCATAGCTTGCACTTGA